In Paraglaciecola sp. T6c, the sequence TCAACTAACGTGGTGCCAGAACGAGGCATGCCCATCACAAAAATGGGCTGGTGCGAGCTATCACCCGCTTTAGCATAATCACCCGCTTGAGAATAATCGCGGTCTAAATCCTTGAGCTGGGTTTGCTCTACGCAATCGAAAAACGCGGCATCGTCAGCAAATTCATAACCGATACTCGCCAGCTTCGCGCTTTTGGCATTTTCAAGTACATCAAATGCGCTAGTGTAATCTTTTAGTCCTTCGTATTCTTTAGCCAGTGCGTGGGCAATATGCATGGCACCATCAACCGTTTTGGTGCGTTTCGCAGCGGCTCGAAGGCGTGGAATATGATTGTTATCAGCACTGATGCCACCTAAGTCTGCCAAAGCAAAGTGCGCTTGGTTATAATCTGGAGCGATGCTAATGGCTCGCTCAAAATGTGCTCTAGCATCCTCAAACTTACCTGCGAATTTACTCGATACCCCAGCGTTATAGTAAAAGTGCGCATTATGTTTATCTAGCGACAACGCCTTACTGAAATACCCCAATGCTTTTTCATGCTGGCCAACTCGGCTAAGTGCTACGCCTAGTGTATCAAGCGCAAGGGGCTTGCTGAGCTGTTCAAGAGGCGCATTGGCTGTGGCATCAAGTACAGATTGTGATTCACCGCGCAATGAATGGCATTTGGCTAAATAGGCAAAGTATTCAGCTTGCGGCGCGATGGCATTCGCTTTTTCAATTAACTTAATCGCCTTGGCAATTTGACCGACTTCGAGGTTGATCATAGCCAATAAAAAATAACCATCGTGATCGCATGGATCCTGTTTCACGATCTGTACGCACACGCTATGGGCTTTAGCAAAATCACGCTGATTAAGCGCATAAATGGCTTGTTGATGCAGTTGCTTAATATCTAGCATAGGTTTCTTGTCACTTTATATGGAACTGGGCTGCTTTGTTCACTTATAAAAAAGGGCACTCAGCGCCCTTTTTATGCATTAAGAATTTTAGCCTAAACTACATCTCAAATTGGTAATTAAATTTAAGCCCAACTGTGCGCGGTCTCTCTAAGTAATGACCATAGTAACGCAATATATCACCTCGGTTCGAGTTAGTATCAGGGGCTACCGCCAAACCAATATCACCCAAATCATTTCGTGATGAGCTCACGGCGTATTTGTCAAAGAGGTTGTCCACGTAAAGGGTGACCGACCAATCTTCGTCAGACAAAGACGCGCTTAAATTACTTAGCGCATATCCTGAAATAATTTCGCCAGATTCGTGCAGGCCTATTTTAGAGTAAATATCGCTTTGCGCCGTTAGGCCGTAGGTCACATCTAATAATTTATCGCCAAACACTTCTGTAGAGTATTTAACTCCAAGGGAGAACTGGTGCTCCGGCGAACCTGGTAGGCGATCGCCGTCAAGGCCATCAGAGTCATCGAACAACTGAGCTACATCTTCGGTCAATTCAGCTTTGGTGTAAGCATAAGTGGCATAGGCACTGAATTCATCGCTAAAAATTGCGCGTGACATCATCTCAACGCCTTTTGAATTAGCTTTGCCGGCATTAACCAAAATAGTCTGCTGACCATTTTCCGTGGTGCCCGTGACTTGAGCGTCATCCCAATCCACGTTGAACAAGGCCATATTGAAATGGAATCTGTTTTTTAGCCATGTGCTTTTCAAGCCAAGTTCGTAATTGGTTGTGGTATCAGGTGCGTAAATTTGCTCATCGGGTAAAGCGCAGACTTCTTGTGTATCCCCTGATAAGTCGGGAGGACAAGCCCCCACACCATTTGAGCCACCAATACGAAAGCCTTCGCTGACCGTGACATACCCCATCACATCAGTCGTAATTTGATAACTGGCGTTAAAC encodes:
- a CDS encoding tetratricopeptide repeat-containing sulfotransferase family protein, whose product is MLDIKQLHQQAIYALNQRDFAKAHSVCVQIVKQDPCDHDGYFLLAMINLEVGQIAKAIKLIEKANAIAPQAEYFAYLAKCHSLRGESQSVLDATANAPLEQLSKPLALDTLGVALSRVGQHEKALGYFSKALSLDKHNAHFYYNAGVSSKFAGKFEDARAHFERAISIAPDYNQAHFALADLGGISADNNHIPRLRAAAKRTKTVDGAMHIAHALAKEYEGLKDYTSAFDVLENAKSAKLASIGYEFADDAAFFDCVEQTQLKDLDRDYSQAGDYAKAGDSSHQPIFVMGMPRSGTTLVERILSNHSEVLSAGELQDFGVAVKELAKTPSPTVLDVETLRKAMQIEPAKIGQRYIQRTQAIVGDTPHFVDKLPFNFFYIGLIRRALPNAKIICLLRDPMDTSVGNYRQLFSLNSPYYAYAYNLQNIGRFYSRFHTLVHQWQATGTDNFKLLNYEDLVRNPETNIRDLLSFCGLSWQQECLHVERNQAPVSTASKVQVRQPINQSSIGRWKHYRQHTQALETFFKQQQIPFES